The DNA sequence TATCAAGATCATTGAGAGAAAGACTTGGTTGCAACAATCAAtcacggtttttttttttttttatcatggctCAAACAGATATGTTCTTTATAGTAATTTCCTATTGTTAAtatcctttaatcatgtatgattaatctatatgattatgtaaattattttacatcGCCAATATCAAACAAGCAATGAATGCAACCCTAGCTCTTTGTCCCTCCATGTTCGATCTCCTTTGTAAAGAGGGCATTAAAGTTACaagatttctttctttctttcctcctccccttatgattaatttatgtcCCATGGAGATAGGTTTATATAGAGTTGAAGCAACTCCCCTTCCATGGAATATGAAATAGTACTCGAATTTATTTCattgtgataaaaataaaaaataataataattttctataataaaatacttattatataaaaagtacAGGCTTaccttacctttttttttaaatggtttttaaaagttACTATTTTTTCGAGGTAAGTTCCAAAATATtcttacatttatataaaagttactattattttttcaaaaaaatatatatataaactattcCTTAGCTATTCCCTTTGAAACGTAGCAAAGATGACAATAAATATTTATGCTCACAAAAACTCATCAAATACCGATCAAATGCATCGTATAAAGTAAATATTCATATTACATTTAGGTCATGTTTAGTACATGAGAATGGAGAATAGCTTAAAAAAgtaattgtaatatttattaaaaacataatttatgatttcattgtaatattactattcatattttattaaaaaatatttattttaaatttaattataattataaaattatttttacttttagtaaaacttgaattaaatttagtttatatgacaaaaattgattttacaattttttttataaaattaaaaaatatatatttttaaaaataacttatccaaacaagtttttggttttttatttttttgaaaagttatttaaaaaacaagtcGGAGGAAATCAAAATACTTTATATTAGAGATGAATCAAAATCTCACCAATGAGTGGGATTTCATTTctattgaaatcattttttatttcattttcattctcgCTTGAGTTATCCAAACTtgagaatgaataaaaaaaggaatgagataTCCATTCATACTACTCATTCCAACATATCAAACATGGTCCTATTGTACTATCAATTCAATAGATAATGAatgtatatatttaattttgttattgtacttgatttattttgcatcattgatttaattttttataaagggATTAACAGTccatttggaaataattttacGAAACgcttctaacatttttaacacttgaaaaaccTTCTCATCGTTGAACCCCCAAAAGCTTGTTACATTTACATGACCTATAATTTGCACCTTAGACAAAATTTTAACACACTGTTAAAAGAGCAATTGTCCATCCaaattacaattttctttaagtTTACATACCAATTTATGTATggatacaaaaaataatttgtcatgcaaatcaagtggaaaggaaaaatgagtCCTCAAGGAGTCTTCACATATTCACGGCTTCTTTTGTCTAATGTAGAGCCACTCAAACCCTGATGCTTGTTGTTCAACCCAAGCTTTGAGTTAGGTAAAGTCTCAATGTATACCAAGATCCAAATTCCACCTAGGCTTACGTAACACAAAGTCCAAAGTTATGACAAGGGCTAGTCAAACCGAGAGTTAAATTAAATCAAgtctacaaaatcaaatttttaacaGTTTTTCAATTCGAGATCAAGCTCTTTCAAACCCTTGATCAACAACTCTTGAAACAAGAATTAGAGGATCATTTAGAGATCATAtctatttcatttataaatcgATAACAATATAAGTTTAAGTACAACTTTctcatcaaacaaaaattatCTCAACAATAATAAATCATCGTTGAGCGAGGGAAGATACTTATGCATCTTTAATTTcaccttttctaaaaattggAAACACGATGTTTCGAGAGATCTTCCATTAATTCTTCCCCCATTAATCTCAAGAATCTCCATCACTAAAAACTAGGTTTAGCTATCCTATTTGAGAATATAAGTGTTGCAATTCCTCCATATTTTCCtcgttttaaaattttcatcctaTTTCCTCACGATGTGGTTTCCTTTTCGTAATGTTGCATTTAGCTATTCATCATTTGGTTGccattatttcatcatttaatttatttttccttctcctCGAGAGAATATCGACTTTTTATTAGAGAGGATTTTCAAATGTATCCCTATGTTTCAAAAGAATAAGGAGATAATGgcaatttcatataaaattatgcTAAAGAAACTTCCATACTTGTAGATCTTTATTATCATGTATAATCACATTGAAATTGATCTCCCTTGGTTTATCATGTGGCTCTAGTTCCACACTCTATGCCCTGCCTATTAATGGGGTTGTAAGATGACTTAAGTGATATTGTATATAAGATACTAAAGACAACACTTTGGTTACATCACTAGAACTTCATTTTCATATATGCTATGTAATCCAActaatttttttggtaaatattaAAGTTTGCATATAACTTTAGCTTGATGTTGGTCTTAACAAGCAAAGAAGTTGTGTTTTCGATCAATTTTTCAAACTACTATAGTTAATTATATGCTTACGATGATGATATTGATGTAAATCTGTCAAAGTTGTCAACAGTTATTGCTTAACTTGAAATAATAAGAGTTGTCCTACTCCATGAACCACCACTTTTGTGATAATAACAACGATATAATGAGCGAGTTAGCAATTGATCTCAATTTCCATTGTAGCAATAGTAGTATAAATTGCAATGTAGCCAATTTGAGACTACAATTATTCACTTGATGGAAATGCAAATATACATTACCATTGaaaatttaggttatgtttgattctgaaagtattaaggaaagaaaaaaaaatataaatatatatattaaaggaaaatgattttctcatatttaatttcattacaaaaaataagaaagaaaatgaaatatttatgcattttaaattatttcatctttatataacaaaggaaaataagttgaatggatttgaagaagcatataaaaataatttattgacttcgattttattttttattttttttcgttttttctacttctttttttattttcccctcaattttattttcctcacatttccctcaattttttttataggaactAAACTTATTGTTCAGACAATTAGTGAGCccttcccttttaaaaaaaacacacacaaatgaaaatgtcaaattgatgttatttttacaattttcaataAGTGAGGTTTACTTTTCCAAATATGGAGATGTAATACTTTGgcacaaatatttcttaaattaatgGGCAGAcgattccaagaaaaatttgggaataaACTATTAAACTTGTACCGCCCTATTAAGAATTGAATTACATATTTATTGACCATCTTGGATACAAAATTCAGAAATGAGGTTTGATGCCGCAACCAGTGTAACTGTTCTCCACGCAACTATCCCGACCTTATAAGTCCGTAATCAAATTACAAGCAACTGAGGAGGGACGGAGGGAGAGCGCAAAAGagcaaaagagagagagagagaaacggcaggagagagagagagcaggaaaagataaaaactcttggaagaaaagaaacaaaaatttatcatatactctaatatataacttttttcaaaatttttaaaacttgaggaagtaaaaaaaaaaaaatacttatattttaaaagatgtCTTTTGAGTATGAAGgcatgtgattatttttttataggaatttttatattatatatataattttttatttttaaaagtaaaaaaattgattgttttataagttgttttaaaaaatagtttttaaaatcaaaaaacaaaaaacttgtttgaaggatgaaaataattttaatatttatttttaatacaaattaaataagtacttcatttttttttttattcttttatgacCTTGTTGTGCTTGTGGATGTTGGAGAACATGATCATCCACGCCAGCAACACCCGGCCTAGAAGCTCTTCCAGAGGCCATATGCGAAATACAGAACCTTCTCTTGAAGTATGAAGTTGCGCTCCATGATGAAGATCAGGAACCCCACCACCCAACCAGAGACGAGGTGGTTACAGAAAAGCACCATCACCATGAGGCACAATTTCCATATCTTCAACACCCATTTCACCTCATTCTTCAGAGACTTGAGGGTGAGAGAGCAAATCAAACCAGTCATGATTGCATAGAACAACACCCACTCCATCAAGGCTCTTCGGTTGATCTTCCTCCTCTTGCTAGCTTACGCGTGATACTTGTCATCATCTTCGTCTTCCTTTGTCTACATCATCAAATCCCTCATCATCGTCATTGTCCTCGTAGGGGTTTAAGGGTTCTAGCTCTTCGGATTTTGGTGGGATCGAGTACTTGGTCTTGGCAAACCAGGCTTTAGGTTTAGGGAAGTTGAGGCATCGGAGAGTGGTTCCAGCGCTTTGGGCTGGTCTATCACCACCATCACTTGGTCTAGGGCTACTCCTCCTATCGAGCTTCTCATCCACAATTTGtttctcactttcttttaattttcttttgtttttcgtttttcactttcttttaatttgcttcttaaaaacaacaaacacttttttttaattttctttttcactttcttttaatttgcttctttttttggttttttgtgtctcactttctttttatttgcttCTTAAAAACAACGAAGAACAATCCGAGGttgttctttgaattttttttttttattcttatttttaaaaattataacttaaaaacaactaccaaacacaaaaaaaaaattaaaagttgttttctattttttaaaactgaaaactatttttaaaaacttcatcaGACAAAACCCATATATACCCAAGCACgctaaaattacttttattttaaataatcaaattatttaaaccatgaaaataaatgtcatttttttttttttttttttttttttgtgagagagagagatcaaacATTCTCCAAATACATACataaattaaagaagaaaatctCTTAACACAATCTAAATacatgtttataatttttatacttcACTATCTATGAATATAAACACCAATCTCACAACTACAGAGAGGAGGTACAAGTGAAGACCCACGATTGCAGAAGCAAATGTGAGATcatcttttacaaaaattacaaaacaaataaCATCTAATGGATACAAACAAAGGGGGACACGCAGCACATATATATCCACACACAAAGGGTAAACTATTTGTAACCATAAAATCTAACACCACCACCACAACCACAGAGAAAGGAAAATCGGGGTTTCCCTAGAGCCTCATACGGCCCTTTCGAACAAGGCACAATATTTCAACCTTAGttccctttcccttttttttttttcctttttttttttttttttcttctccttttgaCAGGTCGCCTATGTTCACACAAATTTACATGGccaattcaaaatttctcatgGCCAGGGAGTCACATAAGTTTCCCATTATACAACTAACCTTGCTCTAATCTTTTTCAGTCGATACCAACCAAACTTCTTCAAATGTTGATACAAGCAATAGAAGAACCTGAACAGCATTAGCCTTATTCCTTGAGGTTAACCAAATGGGTTTCCACCGATGGACGAAAAAGAATTTGGAGTTGCAGGTGCAGAGAATCTGCCACCCAGTTGCTGATTCATGTTCGAGGGACCAAAAGCCGCTCCATCTCTGCCAAAACCCCCAACGGCTTGATGTCTGCATTGATATATGAAAGGTAAATCAGTCAGCATGTAGACTGTTTTTGTGCATTGTAACCAACTAGCAAGTTAATTATATGTAGTAACATCTTTAACATGAGTAAAATAATCATCAGATGGATCACATCTTCACTCGGAAATACATAAGGAAAATTCTTTAGTACCAATTTGGTACCTACCAAACTTGCAATCTTGGCCGATGAAAGTGCATGGTAAAATCTAAGCTGTTAGATGAGAGTACAAATATATGGCATCAGGTACAAACAAATGAAGGATCAAATTGAGTACAAAGAAATGGGATCAAATTGTTTGTGGCATTGTCACAGGTCCTGCTTTTCAATAAGGGTACTGATTCAGAACTGTAGCAGGACCATACATACAAACACAAATAAAGAAAAGCAATACTCTTCAATAATGTTTTAAGATTGGGCACTTGGACAGCAAaccaaaatgaaatatttattttgatttcagCTAGAACATGTAAGGACTATTTTTATAGCATTTGAAATGAAGTGGCTCCTTCCATGTATGGTGCATTATTATGATTGctatccaattttttatttgcatGCTTTACTAGAGATCAATTTCTGTTTACTTCTTTTCTCAAGGATGGGATAAGCCTAGAAATTTTATGGGAAACGAAAAAGAATAATCTCTATTTATATGTGGTGTCTAAAGACTCCATTAAAAGTGAAGACAGTCACATGGTTAGCAGAATTTTTCCTAAAGAATACAAGTATGGAATAACATGGGATGGATAAAGTTACCCTGGATGTGGCAGATTGCTGTGCATTTGCTGCCCCATGTACATACCTGAAGATTATCAAAATCATAAATCAGAAACCAAAGCACCAACCTTAGATAGGATGATTGGAGAAGAGTCAAAAGTCCAACTTACTTTGAGGCATTCCTGAAACATAAGGTAGGGGTTGGGGGGGCATTGATGATGCATACGCCTGTGTTTGTGATTGCACCCATTGAGGATGCATTGGGGTACCAAGGCTAGAAGGTCGCAATAAACCAGTTGGAGCTGAGGCATTTGGTAGTGCTCCTTGCAAAGGTGCCATGGATGGAAACTGTCACCAAATGAAGGTTATGAAACATTAAATAAGTTACATTTTCATATATAGAAGTTGATAAAAACCccttaaaaagaattaaagctTTCACTGGAttataatttgagaaaaatatacCGTGCCCGATATGCTATTAACACAGACTTCATAAAATTTATGACATTTAACTAATAAAGTATTAATATTATGATAGAGGGTACGTATTTTTTGTTAAAGGATAGATGCACAAAAGATTGtgttatatattatatactacttcaaacaaataaaaataaaataaatttaaagttaataaattatttgtagatactatttcaaacttatttcacttattttaactatttctatataaagactaaataatttgaaaatgcataagtttctaactaattttaattatatttaattttcttttatattttccatagtaaaattgaacatgagaattatttttcttaacatttttttctcttagtaCTTtcctggaaccaaacataacaaaaGTGCCTTGCTATATATAAAGAGAAAGGATAGTGTACTTTTTAATCAGTCTAGTCACAGCATCATCACGCTGTCACACCACATATGGCATGCCTTCAGCCTAGGTTAAGTAACGGAGACCCAGAAAACAAAGCAATGTATCAAGAATGCCTAGGCAGCAAAGTGACGGTGACCCTGGTAGGCACCTGTTTTTTGTTTGACTACATGGATCCTAAGCACTCCATTTAGTAGTGTGCTTTGAGTCCTAGGTTAACAGAAGCAAAACCCAAAAACTGAATAAGCAATGCATCAAGGACAATGCAGGCAACAAAGTGATTGTGCCCTAGTAGACACCTGTTTGTTGTTTGACTAAATGGATCCTAAGCACTCTCTTCAGCATGCCCCATATAAATGGTGCTGGAAACCACACAGTCAGAGAATCAACATGACAAATTAATTTAGTAGAGTATTAAGAAAATGGCTTTGTAGGACTCGCCAAACaccatttataataataatataaactttCTAACTTTACATAAAATACGACGACTGATATTTTCTTCTTGCCATGTAAGAATTTGTGAGATTGGCTATCGCTGGGGCAcaatccttttcttttttccttttttaataatcATACATACTTATCAAGGTTATATCTGACACAAGTGGTGACTTAGCATTTGAAgacattgtttttcttttagttttgcAAAAGCAAGACTACAAATCTTGAGTGCTACCAAGGAAACATGATGATTACCCAATGCTTTCCACTTCATAATACTGGAATGATTGAACAGATTGCCAGATTACTAGTTCATATGTGCTCTACCAGCAACATTTCACATATTCATCTGTTGAACtgttaattttcctaaaagagCTTAAGCTTATAGGATTTGGGTCCATAATGTATATTATGCTCTTTAACATACTCCTTCACATGCAGCCCCATACCTGCATGTGAAAAGACATACAAGCCCATAGGTAAACAACCACAATCAGCCTCTTTTGGTcttacatgtattttaaaacaaatatgcAGTGAGGCTCAAACACAAAACCTCCCACCAAACAAGGTCTTGATATCATGTTGAGCtgccaattttcctaaaagttgcAGTTTGTCAATTTTGGATCCACAATGTATACCATCCTCTTTAACATCATGTTTAAATGATCAATACATCAGAATGCTACTAAAACACCCCAGTAAAGGATTATTATCTTACAATCACAACCTTGTTTTTATAGCATAGAAGCCCTACGTTCCCACTTTGCAGAACCATAGAAACTACAGATACACAACTCCAGTTGCTGATTGGGAGCTCCTACCAATTGAGCATAAGAACACTGAATTGCATGGGCTTCATTTGAATTtctattgaaaaacaaaataaagacagaaaaaaatcatagaaatatGTTCATATCTGGATGTCATCCCAAGTTTATTCTTTATGTCATTGGTCaatcaaatgaaaagaataGCTCTAGAAATAGAGAGATATTTCTACATTGAATCACCAAGCAAATACCCTATAAGTTAGGGCAGCTACAGTCGAACTTGTAATGAGCACAACCCTATTTCTACATTGAATCACCAAAGCAAATATCCTACTCTCTTGTCAATTTCACTTCCTAATTCACATTACCATCTGATTATTTTCTGCACAGGCAATTGAATAAGACTCAAGAGTCTCAGAAAACTGAATGAGAAGAGAGGtaaaaaatatgcataaaatGCCTTCACAAGCATAGAACATATAATTGATGCACtcataagaagaaaaacagaaaagGGAAAGATAGAAAAAGTGACTGAAGAGgaaataatcaattcaaataaaaaggaatgATCCAAGAAAATTATAACCACGTCGAATGAATTTAAACTGGCCTACCATTGGTGCTTGAACTAGAGCTGCTTCACTGTTGACATCAAACGGATTTATGGATCTTGATGCTTGGGGAAAAGTTGGTGCACGCTGCAACTGAAAACCCaccttagaaaataagtaacTCATAATTCAAATTATCAATGTGAATGGTATCACTCATTTGACATaatcaatataaataatatcattcattttacaaaatcaCATCCAGCACTTGTTACCATTGCATATTGCATGCCAAATCCCATCCCATGAGGTGGAACTGCCTGCCACCCAGGAACTGATGTATAAGTTGCAGTAAAAAGGTCCTGCAGTCCATATTTACTATTAACAAGTTAGTTTTCCATATCTGTTAGTAACAATAGtaacaacaacaataagaaACAAGGAATTCCATCACTATGACCTCAGGGAGTGCTTTTCTTCCAACAGATTTTGCTTCCAGAGGTGCCTTTGATACTTCTCCAGAACTGGTATCTTGAATCAGCTTTGAGGAAGATTGAGATGATGGCAAAGTTGGAGTACTCATAGACCCTTGCACATTTGACACAAGCGATGAACTCCATATCTGTGGGAAGAGTGCAAAAAGCAACAGGATAGACTATCACAAAATCACAACAGAATATTAAACTAAGAAAGAGAAGTCCAGATCATGTCTCATGACATTTACCTGATTGTTTGAACCACCACCAACTGAGATATTGGTTGGTTGTGCAGTAATTTGATTATCATTGATGGGGAATAGAGAATGCTGAGGCTGCTGCACACGTGGCCACTGCTGCACATCATTGGAACTGATAAAGGAATTGCCACCACTGACAGCCATAGATGATACATTGCCTGCAGGGGCAGCTGCAGGAACAGCAGCACTGCCACCGGGATGCAAAATTGATATATTCACTGGTGTAGCAACAGCAACATTACCAATGGATAACTTTGACATGCTTTCCATACTTGCATTGAGCACAGTACCACTAGCCTGTAACATCATGTTTCCTGCAGGTGATGCTGCTGGAACTGATAGTTGCGACACAACTGAGTCCAGTGTGTTTGCATTTGATGCAACCTGCAAACCTTTCTCTTGAACAGGAGAATCAAAGGATGCCCAGTTGTCGCCACCAAAAGATGAGTTTGTTGGTGGTGTGAATGTTTGAACTGTAGATGCTGCAGGTTGTTGTGTTTGTGTTGCAGTGGCAGCATTAGGAGGCTCAGGATCACTGGTGAAGTCAATAAGGCTTCCTAGATTTGGGCTTTTAAATTCAACTGGATTCCCATCAATAGATCCCATGCTACTAGATGATGCAGTCCTCTACAGTGAGAAACCAGCAAAGGATTACTGcattacatattttaaaaagctCTACAAAGAATATACAAGCAACAGTTCTGAAGCAGGATCAAAATCAACAGGATGTGATAGTTCAGATGCAACAGTTCAGCTGAATTCTTAAAGAGATAAATGACATCAAGCTtcaaaaatgaatgaataaagcATTATCAATAGAAAGACAATAAGAAGCCTAACTCTACCTAGATATTGGATAACCATTCACAAAAAACAGTAAAAAGAGAAGCAATGCTTTCCACAACAAACTTTAGAACAAGACTATCAATACTATAACAGAAGATATTCCAAAGAACTACACTAAAAATGTCAAAAGTAAGGGATGATAACCCATAAGCAGCATTTAATGTACGCTTGTATGCACATTGGAAGTTCCAATCAAGTAAACTTTACATTAGCAAACTTGATTAAGCCTCATGAAGCTATTTGGAGTTGACTACAAGAATTGTGGAGATTATTGGAGTGATTATAGGACAGATTGTAGGAGAAATTATAGGAAAGATTGTAGGCAAGACTGTAGgagaaattttaggaaattttttttatttatttccttttattttacaataatagGCTTATAAATATCCCATAACTTCATTCAGAATGTAAAGAaaattgttgaagaaattaCAGGAAAGATGTTAGGAGAAATGGGagatatatcttttatttatttc is a window from the Vitis riparia cultivar Riparia Gloire de Montpellier isolate 1030 chromosome 9, EGFV_Vit.rip_1.0, whole genome shotgun sequence genome containing:
- the LOC117922111 gene encoding probable ADP-ribosylation factor GTPase-activating protein AGD14 yields the protein MANRMKEDEKNEKIIRGLLKLPGNRRCINCNGLGPQYVCTNFWTFVCTTCSGIHREFTHRVKSVSMAKFTSQEVTSLQNGGNERAKEIYLKDWDQQRNSFPDSSNVDRLRDFIKHVYEDRRYTGERGSDRPPRVKMADREDSFKQRSASQSPPSEDTYERNYGERSGLGGRNEDRNFRYNYEGRSPGYDQDKQKYGDYKRSPAQFEAGDDRYRDDRSGSRRSEDNKFPGGEPKPEGRSPSYQKELGSSSPPVVRPVRDILGENIPPLRIGEPPKSNGGRAPGGSIQTQRTASSSSMGSIDGNPVEFKSPNLGSLIDFTSDPEPPNAATATQTQQPAASTVQTFTPPTNSSFGGDNWASFDSPVQEKGLQVASNANTLDSVVSQLSVPAASPAGNMMLQASGTVLNASMESMSKLSIGNVAVATPVNISILHPGGSAAVPAAAPAGNVSSMAVSGGNSFISSNDVQQWPRVQQPQHSLFPINDNQITAQPTNISVGGGSNNQIWSSSLVSNVQGSMSTPTLPSSQSSSKLIQDTSSGEVSKAPLEAKSVGRKALPEDLFTATYTSVPGWQAVPPHGMGFGMQYAMLQRAPTFPQASRSINPFDVNSEAALVQAPMFPSMAPLQGALPNASAPTGLLRPSSLGTPMHPQWVQSQTQAYASSMPPQPLPYVSGMPQSMYMGQQMHSNLPHPGHQAVGGFGRDGAAFGPSNMNQQLGGRFSAPATPNSFSSIGGNPFG